The sequence GCTCACAGTAAAGAAATTAAAGGTATTGTTAAAAAGACTTTAATTGCTGAAGCTTTGGGTAAGTTAATTGCTGAAAAAGCAATAGCTAAAAATATTAAAGCTGTCGTGTTTGATCGCGGTGGTAATTTATATACTGGTCGCATTAAAGCAGCTGCTGATGGTGCTCGCGCCGGAGGCCTTGATTTCTAAAATTATATGACTGAAGAGATTAAAAAAACTGAAGAAGTAAAAGCTGAAGCCAAGAGTGATGAACGCCGTGGCAACAATGCCGGTGGTCGTCGCTATGGCGCCGGAGCTGGTGCTGGCCGTGGTAATCGCCGTGGTCCAAGACAGGAAGAACGCGTGCCAGATGAATTTGAACAAAAGATTGTTGATATTGCTCGTGTTACTCGTGTTATGGCCGGTGGTAAGCGTATGCGTTTCCGCGCTTGCGTTGCTATTGGTAACCGTAAAGGTAAAGTTGCTATTGGTTTAGCCAAAGGAGCAGACGTTACTTTAGCGGTCGCTAAGGCTGTTAACCAAGCTAAGAAAGATTTGGTCATGGTACCGATTGTAAAACAAACTATTCCTCACGCTATTGAACAGAAGTTCGGCGCCGCCCGCGTTTTGCTTAAGCCAGCGGCTGCTGGTCGCGGTATTATTGCCGGAGGTATTGTCCGTACAATTTTGGAATTAAGCGGTATTAACAACATTTCCAGTAAAGTATTAGGTACCAACAATAAAGTTAATAATGCCAAGTGCGTTATTGCGGCATTGAAAAATTTAAGAACTGGTAAACCAAATAGTACTGGTAACTCTTCCGCTCCTTCCAAGAAAAAGGAAGAAGAGACTGAAAAATAATTTACGTTTATGGCATTTTCATTATCCACTCTAAAAGCATCCGTTGGTGCAAGTAAAAAAAGAAAGCGTGTCGGTCGCGGTAACGCTTCTGGTCACGGTACTTATAGTACTCGCGGTCTAAAAGGACAAAAGTCACGTTCTGGTGTTTCTGGTTTGAAGCGCTTGGGTATGAAAAAGCAGTTATTGGCTGTCCCAAAGAAAAGAGGTTTTGCTTCTTATAAGCCAAAAGATCAGGTTGTTTATTTCAAAAATATTAATGCGTCTTTTGTTGATGGCGCTCATGTAAATCCAAAAACTCTCTACGCTGCTGGCATTGTTGCTAGCGCTACTCGCCGTGTTAAGATTTTGTCTCAAGGTGAGTTGAAAATCAAGAATCTTAAATTCAACAATATCTACGTTAGCGCAGTTGCTAAAGAAAAGATTGAAGCCGCTAGCGGTTTAATAAAATAATAATTTA is a genomic window of Candidatus Falkowbacteria bacterium containing:
- the rplR gene encoding 50S ribosomal protein L18; the encoded protein is MNIQQAKNISHDRRKGRVRAKISGTAKRPRLNVFRSNTGMYLQLIDDDNSVTLVSAHSKEIKGIVKKTLIAEALGKLIAEKAIAKNIKAVVFDRGGNLYTGRIKAAADGARAGGLDF
- a CDS encoding 30S ribosomal protein S5; protein product: MTEEIKKTEEVKAEAKSDERRGNNAGGRRYGAGAGAGRGNRRGPRQEERVPDEFEQKIVDIARVTRVMAGGKRMRFRACVAIGNRKGKVAIGLAKGADVTLAVAKAVNQAKKDLVMVPIVKQTIPHAIEQKFGAARVLLKPAAAGRGIIAGGIVRTILELSGINNISSKVLGTNNKVNNAKCVIAALKNLRTGKPNSTGNSSAPSKKKEEETEK
- the rplO gene encoding 50S ribosomal protein L15, producing the protein MAFSLSTLKASVGASKKRKRVGRGNASGHGTYSTRGLKGQKSRSGVSGLKRLGMKKQLLAVPKKRGFASYKPKDQVVYFKNINASFVDGAHVNPKTLYAAGIVASATRRVKILSQGELKIKNLKFNNIYVSAVAKEKIEAASGLIK